In Gemmatimonadota bacterium, a single window of DNA contains:
- the thiD gene encoding bifunctional hydroxymethylpyrimidine kinase/phosphomethylpyrimidine kinase, with amino-acid sequence MIPVALTIAGSDSGGGAGIQADLKTFSAHGVYGMSAVTSVTAQNTLGVQAVHNLPPEAVAAQIESVLSDIGARAIKTGMLANAEIIAAVADALRAYGDVPLVVDPVMLAKSGDALLEPEAVSTLIKRLVPLAAVVTPNLDEAKALTGIEASDVDGMKTIARKLHEMGPRHVVVKGGHLEGPAVDVMFDGAEFRTFEAERIDTRSTHGTGCTFASAIAAGLAKGAGVAEAVESAKAYLTGALRHAEPLGGGHGPVHHFHELYRDTERLSVLDQLSAAAHRLESAHAGDLVPEVQCNLGMGLAGAQSADDVAAFPGRLIRVRRDIRSVAPPEFGASSHVARIILTAMRKDPAKRSVMNIRYDESILGACRGLGLSIASFDRHEEPLESKRREGSTLEWGTARVIEEQGFVPDIVYDLGDEGKEPMIRVIAETPKRVVDIALAVLEKSRGK; translated from the coding sequence ATGATCCCGGTAGCCCTCACCATCGCGGGTTCCGACTCCGGAGGCGGCGCCGGCATCCAGGCCGACCTCAAGACATTCTCGGCCCACGGCGTGTACGGCATGTCGGCCGTAACGTCCGTGACCGCCCAGAACACCCTCGGCGTGCAGGCCGTCCACAACCTGCCGCCCGAGGCGGTGGCGGCACAGATCGAATCCGTCCTTTCAGACATCGGCGCCCGGGCCATCAAGACGGGCATGCTGGCCAACGCGGAGATCATCGCCGCCGTGGCGGACGCGCTGCGGGCGTATGGCGATGTCCCCCTGGTGGTGGATCCGGTGATGCTCGCCAAAAGCGGCGACGCGCTGCTGGAACCGGAGGCGGTCTCCACGCTGATCAAGCGGCTCGTCCCTCTCGCCGCCGTCGTCACGCCGAACCTGGACGAGGCGAAGGCGCTGACGGGCATCGAGGCGTCGGACGTGGACGGGATGAAGACTATCGCCCGGAAGCTCCACGAGATGGGGCCGCGCCACGTGGTCGTCAAAGGCGGCCACCTCGAGGGACCGGCCGTCGACGTGATGTTCGACGGCGCGGAATTCCGGACCTTTGAGGCCGAACGTATCGACACCCGGAGCACCCACGGGACGGGATGCACCTTCGCGTCCGCCATTGCCGCCGGACTGGCCAAAGGGGCCGGGGTGGCCGAAGCCGTGGAGTCCGCGAAGGCCTACCTCACCGGTGCCCTGCGCCACGCCGAACCCCTGGGCGGGGGGCACGGTCCGGTCCATCATTTCCACGAACTCTACCGCGACACCGAGCGCCTCTCGGTCCTGGACCAGTTGTCGGCCGCGGCGCACCGTCTTGAAAGCGCCCACGCGGGGGATCTCGTCCCGGAAGTACAGTGCAACCTGGGCATGGGACTGGCCGGCGCCCAGTCGGCGGACGACGTGGCCGCCTTCCCAGGACGGCTCATCCGCGTGCGCCGCGATATCCGCTCCGTGGCGCCCCCCGAGTTCGGCGCGTCCTCCCACGTGGCCCGGATCATCCTTACCGCCATGCGGAAGGACCCGGCCAAAAGGTCCGTGATGAACATCCGGTACGATGAATCGATCCTCGGCGCCTGCCGGGGACTGGGACTCTCGATCGCCTCCTTCGACCGGCACGAGGAGCCGCTCGAATCCAAAAGGCGGGAAGGTTCGACGTTAGAGTGGGGAACGGCCCGGGTCATCGAGGAGCAGGGGTTCGTGCCGGATATCGTCTATGACCTGGGGGACGAGGGGAAGGAACCCATGATCCGGGTCATCGCCGAGACCCCGAAGCGGGTCGTGGATATCGCACTGGCCGTGCTGGAAAAGTCCAGAGGGAAGTAG
- a CDS encoding sugar phosphate isomerase/epimerase, giving the protein MKAQRKGAALKFKLGFSGLRWQTPDLDEILGQLKETGWDGWEIRQSLDWLGSASRVRAISDRAGVQVAVVTGGGISLDGDHEMKERNKRRIDFAADVEADTFMFMGAGRPYGRSSTPDDIRALADLSDEFADYASQYDLDVCYHIHTSTTVDSREEWELLMRLMKRAQLCIDVSHSAFWHYDPAQSIRDFRDRLVYVHLQDYKDYRFVELGDGGLLDFGAAMKALEEIGYDRWVTVCPSQSDLPDLEKMKRERAYMHKLGY; this is encoded by the coding sequence ATAAAGGCGCAGCGAAAAGGAGCCGCTTTGAAATTCAAACTGGGATTCAGCGGACTGCGGTGGCAGACCCCGGACCTGGACGAGATCCTCGGGCAGCTTAAGGAAACCGGCTGGGACGGCTGGGAGATCCGGCAGTCGCTGGACTGGCTGGGTTCGGCCAGTCGGGTGAGGGCCATTTCGGACCGCGCGGGCGTGCAGGTCGCCGTGGTTACCGGCGGCGGCATCTCCCTCGACGGGGACCACGAGATGAAGGAACGGAACAAGCGCCGCATCGATTTCGCCGCCGACGTGGAGGCGGACACCTTCATGTTCATGGGCGCCGGCCGTCCCTACGGACGCTCCTCGACGCCGGACGACATCCGGGCCCTGGCGGACCTGTCCGACGAATTCGCCGACTACGCATCCCAGTACGACCTGGACGTGTGCTACCACATCCATACGAGCACCACGGTCGATTCCCGGGAGGAATGGGAACTGCTCATGCGCCTGATGAAGCGGGCGCAACTATGCATCGACGTCTCCCATTCGGCTTTCTGGCACTACGATCCCGCCCAGTCCATCCGGGACTTCAGGGACCGGCTGGTGTACGTGCACCTGCAGGATTACAAGGATTACCGCTTCGTCGAGCTCGGTGACGGTGGATTGCTCGATTTCGGCGCCGCCATGAAGGCGCTGGAGGAGATCGGTTACGACCGGTGGGTGACCGTGTGCCCCAGCCAGTCGGACCTGCCCGATCTGGAGAAGATGAAGCGGGAACGCGCCTACATGCACAAACTGGGGTATTGA
- a CDS encoding alcohol dehydrogenase catalytic domain-containing protein yields the protein MARTGRAAILSGEKGTFTVGEAVVPDPGPGEVLVRQSMCGVCGTDVHVYQGHARRKAFPLVLGHEIVGVIEKLGSGVDSDAMDKPVREGDLIAIIPGQQCGTCYFCAVVREPGLCPNVLAYGFRPYADIKPHFQGGYAEYVLLNIPRSKFLKVQSSPEVAVLLEPFTVGLHFAEKAQMKLGSTAVIQGAGAIGLFSLAAAIEAGAHRTIVVGAPASRLELAKAFGADVTINIEEVPDAQERIEAVKAETPGGYGADVVFECTGVPPAIPEGVEMLRRGGTYVEGGHFTDAGDVSMNPFNHFVFRHITLVGVWASTITHFVRGLPILESGRYPFEEMVSHTLPLSRVGEAIDALSTNYRLDGEEVRKIAISGEVAG from the coding sequence ATGGCGCGAACGGGAAGAGCGGCGATCCTGAGCGGGGAAAAGGGCACGTTCACCGTCGGCGAGGCGGTGGTCCCCGACCCCGGTCCGGGAGAGGTGCTCGTAAGACAGTCCATGTGCGGCGTCTGCGGCACGGACGTGCACGTCTATCAAGGCCACGCGCGGCGCAAGGCCTTCCCGTTGGTGCTCGGCCATGAGATCGTGGGCGTCATCGAGAAGCTGGGATCGGGCGTCGATTCGGACGCCATGGACAAGCCGGTCAGGGAGGGCGATCTCATCGCCATCATCCCGGGGCAGCAGTGCGGGACCTGCTACTTCTGCGCGGTGGTGCGGGAGCCCGGGCTCTGTCCCAACGTGCTGGCCTACGGATTCCGGCCCTATGCCGACATCAAGCCCCACTTCCAGGGTGGGTACGCGGAATACGTCCTGCTGAACATACCCCGCAGCAAGTTTCTCAAGGTTCAGAGTTCCCCCGAAGTCGCCGTGCTGCTCGAACCCTTCACCGTCGGCCTGCACTTCGCCGAAAAGGCCCAGATGAAACTCGGGTCCACCGCGGTCATCCAGGGCGCCGGCGCAATCGGACTGTTCAGCCTGGCCGCGGCCATCGAGGCCGGCGCGCACCGCACCATCGTGGTCGGAGCGCCCGCATCGCGCCTGGAACTGGCGAAGGCCTTCGGCGCCGACGTGACCATCAACATCGAGGAAGTGCCGGACGCGCAGGAACGCATCGAAGCGGTCAAGGCGGAGACGCCGGGCGGTTACGGCGCCGACGTGGTCTTCGAATGCACGGGCGTGCCGCCGGCCATTCCGGAGGGCGTGGAGATGCTGCGGCGGGGCGGGACCTACGTTGAAGGCGGTCATTTCACCGACGCGGGCGACGTTTCCATGAACCCCTTCAACCACTTCGTGTTCCGCCACATCACCCTCGTCGGGGTCTGGGCCAGCACCATCACGCATTTCGTGCGTGGCCTGCCCATCCTCGAATCGGGCCGCTACCCCTTCGAGGAAATGGTCTCCCACACCCTGCCGCTGAGCCGGGTCGGCGAGGCCATCGACGCGCTGTCGACCAACTACCGGCTCGACGGCGAAGAGGTCCGCAAGATCGCCATATCGGGTGAAGTGGCCGGATAA
- a CDS encoding superoxide dismutase — MSFTLPDLPYAHDALEPHIDARTMEIHHGKHHNTYITNLNNALADHGDLADKSLDELLADNCAIVPDAIKTAVRNNGGGHANHTQFWTIMSGSGGGNPSGNLAAAIDSTFGGLDAMKEQFAAAGATRFGSGWAWLAKDGAGNLEVYSTANQDSPIMEGKTAILGLDVWEHAYYLNYQNLRPAYIEAWWNVVDWAEAERRFNG; from the coding sequence ATGTCATTCACGCTGCCCGATCTGCCCTATGCCCATGATGCGCTCGAACCCCACATCGACGCGCGCACCATGGAAATCCATCACGGCAAGCACCACAACACCTACATCACCAACCTGAACAACGCCCTGGCGGACCACGGCGACCTGGCCGACAAGAGCCTGGACGAACTGCTGGCGGACAACTGCGCCATCGTGCCGGACGCCATCAAGACCGCCGTGCGCAACAACGGCGGCGGCCACGCCAACCACACGCAGTTCTGGACGATCATGAGCGGCAGCGGCGGCGGAAACCCCTCGGGCAACCTGGCTGCGGCGATCGACAGTACCTTCGGCGGTCTCGACGCGATGAAGGAGCAGTTCGCTGCCGCGGGCGCGACGCGCTTCGGATCCGGCTGGGCCTGGCTCGCGAAGGACGGGGCGGGCAATCTCGAGGTCTATTCCACGGCCAACCAGGACAGCCCGATCATGGAAGGCAAGACGGCCATCCTGGGACTGGACGTATGGGAGCACGCCTACTACCTGAATTACCAGAACCTGCGTCCCGCCTACATCGAGGCCTGGTGGAACGTCGTGGACTGGGCGGAAGCGGAACGACGCTTCAACGGCTAA
- the miaB gene encoding tRNA (N6-isopentenyl adenosine(37)-C2)-methylthiotransferase MiaB, which produces MVAVSLVSLDSMESTDSTVLDPPAASVTVQVRSLYVETYGCQMNKADSELIVGLLAREGYRVTDRVDRADVILVNTCAIRENAEQRVLGRMSELNRFKTANPDLILGLCGCMSQHLGDRIIERAPYIDLVAGPDSYRRLPAMLRALDAESEPALSLTWDRAEHYLDIDPVREAGVNGWVTIMRGCDKMCSFCIVPFVRGRERSTPHGEVIRQVERLAAEGYREVTLLGQTVNKYRDGEVDFAGLLSRTSEVDGIERIRFTSPHPAHFPDRLIEVMAASPKICPHTHLPLQSGAPATLSRMRRDYTPEVFLDVVRRLRERIPRIALTTDIIVGFCGETESEFEATCEMMRTVRFDSAFMFKYSPRPGTASHKRLADDVPEEVKGRRLTAVIEMQKSISETRNRAYRGETVNVLVEGRSRRDADKLFGKTDAFKTVVFPEREDIESNTIVPVRVSGSTPFTLFGDVVAPV; this is translated from the coding sequence ATGGTGGCAGTCAGCCTGGTCAGCCTGGACAGCATGGAAAGCACGGACAGCACGGTTCTCGATCCGCCTGCGGCATCTGTCACGGTACAGGTACGGTCCCTGTACGTGGAGACCTACGGCTGCCAGATGAACAAGGCGGATTCCGAGTTGATCGTGGGGCTGCTCGCCCGCGAGGGCTACCGGGTCACCGACCGGGTCGACCGGGCCGATGTGATCCTGGTGAATACCTGCGCCATCCGCGAGAACGCGGAGCAACGGGTACTCGGGCGCATGTCCGAACTGAACCGGTTCAAAACGGCCAACCCCGACCTGATCCTGGGGCTGTGCGGGTGCATGTCCCAGCACCTCGGCGACCGGATCATCGAGCGCGCGCCCTACATCGACCTGGTCGCGGGTCCCGACAGCTACCGGCGACTGCCGGCCATGCTCCGCGCGCTGGACGCGGAAAGCGAACCGGCGCTGAGCCTGACCTGGGACCGTGCGGAACACTATCTCGACATCGACCCCGTCAGGGAAGCCGGCGTTAACGGCTGGGTCACGATCATGCGCGGCTGCGACAAGATGTGCTCATTCTGTATCGTGCCCTTCGTGCGCGGCCGGGAGCGCAGCACGCCCCACGGCGAGGTGATCCGCCAGGTCGAGCGCCTTGCGGCGGAAGGCTACCGGGAAGTGACCCTGCTCGGGCAGACGGTGAACAAGTACCGGGACGGCGAGGTCGATTTCGCGGGCCTGCTTTCCAGGACGTCGGAAGTCGACGGCATCGAGCGCATCCGTTTCACTTCGCCCCATCCGGCGCATTTCCCGGACCGGCTGATCGAGGTCATGGCGGCTTCCCCGAAGATCTGTCCCCACACGCACCTTCCGCTGCAGTCCGGCGCGCCTGCGACCCTTTCCCGCATGCGCAGGGACTATACTCCGGAGGTGTTTCTCGACGTCGTCCGGCGGCTCCGGGAACGCATTCCCCGGATCGCTTTGACGACGGATATCATCGTGGGCTTCTGCGGAGAGACTGAATCGGAATTCGAGGCGACCTGCGAGATGATGCGGACCGTGCGGTTCGACAGCGCCTTCATGTTCAAGTATTCCCCCAGGCCCGGGACCGCTTCCCACAAACGGCTGGCCGACGACGTGCCGGAAGAAGTGAAGGGCCGGCGCCTGACCGCCGTCATCGAGATGCAGAAGTCGATCTCCGAAACCCGGAACCGCGCGTACCGGGGAGAGACCGTGAACGTGCTCGTCGAGGGCCGCTCCAGGCGGGACGCCGACAAGCTCTTCGGAAAGACGGACGCCTTCAAGACCGTCGTGTTTCCGGAGCGGGAGGACATCGAGTCCAACACGATCGTGCCCGTGCGCGTGAGCGGTTCAACGCCCTTCACGCTGTTCGGAGACGTCGTGGCACCGGTGTAG